AACTGAGCCACCAGGGTTACGAGTTGCGCTTCGCCGTGAACCATCTCGCTCCTTACGCCCTCACCCGCGACCTGCTCCCGCTGCTCACCGCCTCGGCGCCCGCCCGCGTGATCAACGTCGCCTCGATGGGACAGGAGGCCCTCGACTTCGACAACATCATGCTGGAGCGGGACTACGAGGGGCTGCGCGCCTACTGCAGGAGTAAGCTCGCGCTGATCATGGCGACCTTCCACCTGGCCGCCGAACTGGCGGGCACCGGCGTCACGGTGAACACACTCCACCCGGCCCACCTGATGGACACCAGCGGAGTGCGCGAGTACGGCCTGACACCGGTCACCGACGTCGACGAGGGGGTCCGCCCCACCGTCCGGCTGCTCCTCGACCCTGACCTCGCCGACACGACGGGCCGCTACTTCGACCAGTTCACCGAGGCCCGGGCCCACCCCCAGGCCTACGACACCGAAGCCCGGGAACGCCTGATGACGCTGACCGACGCCCTCATCGACCGGGCCTGACCTGCGAGATCACGGGCGCAACGGCCAAGGCGGTCCGCACCTTTGCCCCCTCGTCGGCACGGCGACGGAAGAGGAGGGAAAGCGAAGAGGACGGAAGTGGGGGGAAGGTGACCCTGGTGTTGGTAGGCATCGGATGCGTACCAGGGCCAGAGGTCTGGGTAGCCCTCGCGCCCGCCCGCAGACTCGCTGTCATCGCCCTCCGGCGAACGACAGAGAGGTACGCAGATCATGAACGGCCACCACACCACCCCCGCCCCGGCTCCCTCCCCTTCCTGGAAGGCCGGCTGGGCCGCGGCCGTCCAGCGCCCCAGTGAGGGTTTCCACAAGAACTGGGCGCTGGAAGGGTTCGCGGACCAGACCGTGCGCCAGGTCGTACGGGTCACCGGCTCCGGCACCTCCGCCCGTATCAAGCTCTCCCACCGCTACGGGAGCACCCCGCTGGAGGTGGCGGGTGCCACGATCGCCCGTACGGACCACGGCGCGGCCGAGTACGGCGGCACGGTGCGCCGGCTCACCTTCGGCGGGGCCGACGCGGTGCGGATTCCGGCGGGCGGTGAGGTCTACAGCGATGCCGCGGAGGTGAGCGTGGCACCGTTCGAGTCGCTGACGGTGTCGCTGTACTTCGCCCGGCCCACCGGCCCCGCCTCGTTCCACGCCCAGGCGTACGCCACCGCCTATCGGGCCGCGGGCGACCGGCTCACGGCGGCCGACCCGACGGTGTTCAGCGAGACGTCGGTGTCCTGGTACTACCTCGCCGCTGTGGAGCTGGCCGACGGCGGTCCGGCGCGTGACGACACGGTGGTGGTCTTCGGCGATTCCCTCACGGACGGGTTCGCCTCGACCATCGACGGCAACCGCCGCTACTCGGACGCGCTGGCCGAGCGGCTGGCCGACCGGGGCACCCCACGCCCCGTGCTCAACCAGGGCATCGGGGGGAATCTGCTGCTGGCCGACTCGGCGTGGTTCGGCGACCGGGCCGGTGACCGCTTCCGCCGCGATGTGCTCGACCAGCCGGGCGTGCGCTCGGTGGTGGTGCTGGTGGGCCTCAACGACATCGGCTTCAGCGAGATCGAACTGCCGACGTACCGGCCCAATCCGGATCGCTCGGTCGCGGAGATCATCGCCGGATACCGGGAGTTGATCGATATGGCGGGTGCCGCGGGGGTGCGGATCACCGGAGGGACGATCCTGCCGTTCAAGGGGTCGGAGTACCACACACCCGCCGCCGAGGCGAAGCGCCGCGAGGTCAATGACTGGATACGCGCCTCGGGCGAGTTCGACGCGGTGGCCGACTTCGCCGCGGCGCTGGCCGATCCGGCGGACCCGGACGCGCTCGCGCCCGTCTATGACAGCGGTGACCACAAGCACCCCGACGATGCGGGCTACCGCGCCATGGCCGATGCCGTCGACATCGTCGCGCTCTGACCCACGCCGGCTCCGTGCTCCCCGGGTGGGGCGTCCGAGGCGCGCGATCCCGGGCCCCGGCGTCCCGGTTCCCGCCCACCTCACCCTTCGCGAGCCGCCCCGCCGCCCGCCCCGTCCCCGCTCCCGCCCTCCAGCCGTTCGACCACCCGGAAGCGCTCGAGAACGACCAAGGTGTCATCGTCGACGGTGAATTCCGGGTCCCCGAGTTCACGGCGCACGTCCGGGCCGTGCCAGAAGTCCTCGTGGGCGGCCCGCCAGGCGGCCACCGTCGTATGCCCCTCGCCCTCGGCCACCGCGTGCGCCCGGTCGACCTCGGCCAGGCGCACCACCCGCACCCCGGTCACCTCGATCACGGCCACCGGCCGGCCGGCGGAGTCGGGCAGGACCGACCGTTGGCCGGCGGTCGGCAGCGGTTCGCCGTCGCGCTCGTACTCGATGAGCAAACCGGTCGTGGTGGTCTTGGCCCCGGAGAGCACCGCGCGGACCAGCCGGTCGCGCAGCGGCCCGGGGAAGCCGAGTACGAACTGCGGGAGGTCGGAGCGTTCTTGAGGCGTCGTCATGCCAGGCAGGGTAGGCGCTACGGGCGCGGCGCGGGTGGGGTCGCGCGGGCCGCGCGGGCGGTGTGCAGGGCCCAGCCGATCAGCGGGAGCTGCCCGGGCAGCCGCGCATAGGCCAGGGCCTTGAGCGGCGCGGGGCGGTGCCGCCAGTCGTGGGCCATCTTGAGGTTGGCCGGGAAGACGGCGACGAACAGGCCGGCCGCGGCCAGCGCGCCGGCCCGGCGGGTGCGCGGCAGGGCGACCGCGGCGGCCACGGCGAGTTCGGCGGCGCCGCTGGCGTACGTCCAGGTGCGGGCGCTGCCGGGCAGGTGCCGGGGCACGAGGGCGTCGAACGGCTTCGGGGCGAGGAAGTGAAGGGTCCCCGCCCCCGCCAGCAGACGGGCCAGGGCGCGGGCGGAACGGTCGTCGGCTGCCACGGAGAGCTCCCGGATCGGAGGGACGGTGGGAGAGCGAAGGGAACGGCGACGGCCGGCCGGGCGGCCGAGGAGTGGGTGCGGCGGCCACCCCGACCAGTGAACTGGCCGCCGCGACTCCGACCTTACCCGTGAGTCACTTACGGGGCCATCGCTTGATCGTCGGCCGTAGTGAGGTGTGCGTCACGCCGTACCAGCGCCGCATAGCGCCCCTCGGCGGCGAGCAGCTCGTCATGGGTGCCGCGCTCGGCGATCCGGCCGCCGTCCAGCACGACGATCTGGTCGGCGTCGCGGACCGTGGAGAGACGGTGCGCGATGGTGAGGGTGGTGCGGCCCGCGGACAGCTCGTCGATGGCCTGCTGGACGGCGTGTTCGGTGCGGGTGTCCAGGGCGCTGGTGGCTTCGTCCAGGACGAGGACGGGCGGGTCGCGCAGGATGGTGCGGGCGATGGCGAGGCGCTGTTTCTCGCCGCCGGAGAAGCGGTAGCCGCGCTCGCCGACGAGGGTGTCGTAGCCGTCGGGCAGGGCGGCGATGTGGTCGTGGATCTGGGCGGCCCTGGCGGCGCGGGCGATCTCCTCGTCGGTGGCGTCGGGCTTGGCGAAGCGCAGGTTGTCGGCGACCGAGGCATGGAAGAGGTAGGTCTCCTGGGAGACCACGCCGACCGAGCGGGCGAGGGTGTCGAAGTCGAGCTCGCGCACGTCCGTGCCGTCGAGGGTGACCCGGCCCCCGGTCACGTCGTAGAGCCGCGGCACGAGGTAGCTCAGGGTGCTCTTGCCGCTGCCGGTCGGTCCGACGACGGCGAGGCTGCCGCCGGCCGGGACGGTCAGGTCGATGCCGTCGAGGGTGGGGGCGGCCTCGGGGTCGTAGCAGAACCGGACGTTCTCGAAGCGGATCTCGCCGCGCGGCGCCGGGAGGCGGACCGGCTCGGCGGGCTCGGTGATGGCGACCGGCAGATCGAGGTACTCGAAGATGCGCTGGAAGAGCGCGAGCGAGGTCTGCATCTGCACGCCGGTGGTCAGCAGCGAGACGGTGGGCCGCAGCAGCCCCTGCTGGAGCGAGACGAAGGCGACCAGGGTGCCGAGGGAGAAGACGGGGCCGCCGAACTGGAGGACCAGGCCGGCCGCCCAGTAGATCAGCGCGGGCATGGCGGCCATCACGATCCCGATGGTGGCCATCCGCCAGCGGCCGGCCATGTTGGCGCGGACCTCCAGGCCGACCAGGCGCTCGGACTCGTCGGCGAAGCCCTGGGTGAGGGAGTCGGCACGGCCCATCGTGCGGCCGAGCAGGATGCCGCTGACCGAGAGGGATTCGGTGACCATCGCGGACATCGCGGCCATCTGCTTCTGCCGCTGGGTGGTGATCTTCTTGCGTTCGTTGCCGACCCGGCGGCTGATCCAGACGAAGAGCGGAAGCAGCAGCAGCGAGACGACGGTCAGCCGCCAGTCGAGGGCGAGCATGGCGCAGACGGTGGCGATGACGGAGGTCAGGTTGGAGACCAGGGAGGTGGCGGTGGAGGTGACGGTCGCCTGCATCCCCCCGATGTCGTTGGCGATCCGGGACTGGACCTCGCCGGTGCGGGTGCGGGTGAAGAAGGCCAGCGGCATCCGCTGGAGTTTGGCGTAGACGCCGGTGCGCAGGTCGTGCATGACGCGCTGGCCGACGGTGGTGGACAGCAGGGTCTGCAGGACGCCGAAGACGCTGGTGGTGACCGCGGTGGCGATCATGCCGAGGGCGAGCAGGGTCAGCAGTCCGGTGCGCCGGCCGGGTATCGCCACGTCCAGGATCTCGCGGAGGAGAAAGGGAGAGGCGACCGAGACCAGCGAGGAGGCGCCGACGAGCAGGCCGACGAGAGCCAGCCGGGCGCGGTAGGGGCGGAAGAGCGCGAGGATCCGCCGCAGCTGGACCGGCTTCTCCGGGTCCTT
This portion of the Streptomyces caniferus genome encodes:
- a CDS encoding ABC transporter ATP-binding protein, yielding MRSDEPQWTPPPKDPEKPVQLRRILALFRPYRARLALVGLLVGASSLVSVASPFLLREILDVAIPGRRTGLLTLLALGMIATAVTTSVFGVLQTLLSTTVGQRVMHDLRTGVYAKLQRMPLAFFTRTRTGEVQSRIANDIGGMQATVTSTATSLVSNLTSVIATVCAMLALDWRLTVVSLLLLPLFVWISRRVGNERKKITTQRQKQMAAMSAMVTESLSVSGILLGRTMGRADSLTQGFADESERLVGLEVRANMAGRWRMATIGIVMAAMPALIYWAAGLVLQFGGPVFSLGTLVAFVSLQQGLLRPTVSLLTTGVQMQTSLALFQRIFEYLDLPVAITEPAEPVRLPAPRGEIRFENVRFCYDPEAAPTLDGIDLTVPAGGSLAVVGPTGSGKSTLSYLVPRLYDVTGGRVTLDGTDVRELDFDTLARSVGVVSQETYLFHASVADNLRFAKPDATDEEIARAARAAQIHDHIAALPDGYDTLVGERGYRFSGGEKQRLAIARTILRDPPVLVLDEATSALDTRTEHAVQQAIDELSAGRTTLTIAHRLSTVRDADQIVVLDGGRIAERGTHDELLAAEGRYAALVRRDAHLTTADDQAMAP
- a CDS encoding ASCH domain-containing protein, whose product is MTTPQERSDLPQFVLGFPGPLRDRLVRAVLSGAKTTTTGLLIEYERDGEPLPTAGQRSVLPDSAGRPVAVIEVTGVRVVRLAEVDRAHAVAEGEGHTTVAAWRAAHEDFWHGPDVRRELGDPEFTVDDDTLVVLERFRVVERLEGGSGDGAGGGAAREG
- a CDS encoding GDSL-type esterase/lipase family protein, with product MNGHHTTPAPAPSPSWKAGWAAAVQRPSEGFHKNWALEGFADQTVRQVVRVTGSGTSARIKLSHRYGSTPLEVAGATIARTDHGAAEYGGTVRRLTFGGADAVRIPAGGEVYSDAAEVSVAPFESLTVSLYFARPTGPASFHAQAYATAYRAAGDRLTAADPTVFSETSVSWYYLAAVELADGGPARDDTVVVFGDSLTDGFASTIDGNRRYSDALAERLADRGTPRPVLNQGIGGNLLLADSAWFGDRAGDRFRRDVLDQPGVRSVVVLVGLNDIGFSEIELPTYRPNPDRSVAEIIAGYRELIDMAGAAGVRITGGTILPFKGSEYHTPAAEAKRREVNDWIRASGEFDAVADFAAALADPADPDALAPVYDSGDHKHPDDAGYRAMADAVDIVAL
- a CDS encoding SDR family NAD(P)-dependent oxidoreductase; translation: MNPRTTLITGATQGLGRGLALDLAAQGGTVLLHGRDRTRLDRVASEVRAAAPGTTVRTYLADLADLDQVHAMAARIRAAEPRLDGLINNAVAGGGAEPHTRELSHQGYELRFAVNHLAPYALTRDLLPLLTASAPARVINVASMGQEALDFDNIMLERDYEGLRAYCRSKLALIMATFHLAAELAGTGVTVNTLHPAHLMDTSGVREYGLTPVTDVDEGVRPTVRLLLDPDLADTTGRYFDQFTEARAHPQAYDTEARERLMTLTDALIDRA
- a CDS encoding DoxX family protein → MAADDRSARALARLLAGAGTLHFLAPKPFDALVPRHLPGSARTWTYASGAAELAVAAAVALPRTRRAGALAAAGLFVAVFPANLKMAHDWRHRPAPLKALAYARLPGQLPLIGWALHTARAARATPPAPRP